aaaatgtcctcaaagaatgtagcatctttagactccataattgtaccaacTTTCATGTCAGGTACcttagatttcactactagaaatctatagccaacactattcatagcgtagcccaaattaacacagtccacagtctttggtccaagcttacgctttttggggatcggcacattaactttcgccaagcagccccaggtacgtaagtacgagagtgttgtccttctcttggtccacttctcgtaaggagtgatctcgttatcctttgtcggaactttattcaggacatgacaggatgtcattatagcctccccccaccatgccttggataaacccgacgtatctaacatggcgttaaccaaatcagttagagtacggtttttccgctcggcaaccccgtttgactggggtgagtagggaggtgtCCTCTCGTGAATAATGCCATGTTCCATACAAAAGGCATCAAACtctttcgagaagtactctccaccacgatctgaccggactcatttaattttcttttcaagttgattctcaacttctgccttatagaatttgaagtagtgtagagcctcatctttagtatttaacagatacacatagcaatatctagtggaatcatctatcaaagtcatgaaatatttctttccacctttagtcaacacaccattcatctcacaaagatcagaatgtatgagttacagtggcgccaagtgtctctcctctgttgccttgtgaggcttgcgaggttgcttagattgcacacacgaatggcacttagaacctttggctaaagtgaaactcgggattaaattcgattttgctagccgcgtcataacaccgaaactaatgtgacaaagacgtgaatgccatacttcagattcattaacactcaaataaatattgttcacgactttattacatagatctgcaagagaaaggtggaacatgcctccgcattcataatcctttccaacaaatagtccatatttcataacaactaatttattagactcgaataccaacttaaacccttctcttcatagaagggagccactaacgaggttcttcttgatggcggggacatgctgcacgttcttcagctgcacgatccttcccgaagtaaacttcagatcgaccgtgccaacaccaagaacagaagcactcgcgccattccccatcagtacGGACCCGTGACTTGTGGCCcggtaagaagaaaacaatgaaatgtcagcacacacatgaacacctgcacctgtgtcgacccaccaatcggtggacggcCAAACTAAAAATACaacaaataaattaccgtacccagatgcaccactctcattgtttctcacaatcatattgacagacttggagtcctgcccttgcttcttatacttgtttgggcacttgttggcccaatgttcaagcgaaccacaagtaaagcagccctcatccttcttgttcttcttgaaggtcttcttacccttcttcttaaagtcggcactctgttggacaccgttctttcccttgggcttgtgggaattggagttcttctgatgcaccatgttggccacagaagttccttcgacccctttttcgtgcgagtcctttgcccttgaattctgctcaacactcagatggccaatgacatcctccacagagaattcacgcctctaatgtttcagagtggtggcaaagttcctccaggaattgggaagcttagcgattatgcagcccgcgacaaacttgcccggtaactcgcacttaagaagctcaagctccttaacaatgcatattatctcatgagcctgctccaatacaggacggttttcaaccatcttgtaatcatggaactgctctataatatacatctcgctccctgcatcggcagccccgaacttagattcgagtgcctcccacaagtccttggcaaaccgcacatgcaaatatgcgtcaaccagcttatctccaatcacgctcagaactgccctgaggaacacgacagtggcctccttgaacgccttctcctgatcaggagcgatcgttcctgtgggagtcacaccggcgacccagaacacgttcatggcagtgagccataaggtggttttagtctgccaacgcttaaagtatGTCCCCGTAAACGGCGACGGTTTTAGTGCAGCAGAAAAACTAGAATTCGAAAAACCCCTACACACATTAGGTTTTTGGACTGATAAGAAAATAGGCAGTTTTCCGATTAAactaatccatgaataaatcataaGCATGACATTGACAGTATTGATAACACACTGGttacgatctaacagagcatgtagTACGCATAGGGATAAACGATGTAGAGCTTGGcttggctcggctcaatcccgcaacccgcggcgtggcgtggcgagcggaggaggaggagtgcgcgagggcctcatctcttctcaagctccaatggcATGAGGAAGAGaaccccttataaaccactccaactctccttccacttccggggtgggactaaacttctcaccaccttgtcatgccacctacatgggcccttagagatcaaatctgaaattgtcatatggggtctaggcccatctcatatttcaacaattTGTACCCATAAGATAGCCGCAGAGGTTTGCTCACCAAGATCACAGCTACAAAGAGACAGCTAACAGACATGCAAATGGTAGCATTGTGGGAAACGCCTTACCAgaaaaaacaacaagaaaaacaGACTCGAGAGCCAAGAATGAAGGGCATTCATCCATCATAGCAGAGACTGCGCCACAACAATCATAATTAGACCAAGAACAAAAATACCAAACTCAGAGCATTTTACTTGTATCTTACATCCCAAGAAAGTAGTTGCCACAAAGGCAATCCATATGCTCACAGGGCACACAGGGTTATAACAAGAAAAATTAAGGTAATACATTCTTTTAGTAGCACGTTCCGGCACAACATTATAAACATAACGACGATATCATTAGCTTAGAAGAGaaggttcccttgcccttcttgtctCCACAAATTTCGAAGTGCTTGCACCTCTGTAGTAAGAAAGAAATTACGGTGTCAGATACTTAAACATAACATAATATAGTATGGAAATGGGATGGCAGATAAGAGGGATGGGCGGGCCTTGATAGCACATTGTGAGTAATGCTTGTAGCTCTGGCACTGCAACTTCAGCATAATCTTCTTTGTTGTCTTGGCCCGAAACAGAATAATAAACATCTAGATGCAAGGAAGCAACAGAAGAGGAGCGTCCAACATTTTTTGTCCAAATGACCCCAGAAATTCACCGCAAGTCTCGACTCATGCTACAAGATTTAGTCGTGCCCAACATAAGATGAGTTTCTCTGAAGAATTGAAGCAAAGCACGTGCATAATGCGCTAGGAAGTTTTGCCAACAACTGAATAATGAAATTAACTCGAGCATACAACGACATTGGTGTTCAGAAACATCTTGATGCACTAAATAGGAAAAGGCAATAAGGATACACACAGCAACAACGGCGATGACTTGTTCCATGTCTGCAGGTGATCTACAATTCTCCATGCATCATGCAACATGGCTTAGAGCATTTCTAGCAGATCCCGCAAACTGGGCCGTCCGGTACAATAACCGCCAATTTACGGAATTCATCCCGTATCCCCGTCCCGAATAGATCCTCTAAATCCGACCGTCCCGATTTTTTTTGCGGGATCCCGAATCCACGAGGGCATTTCCTACATATTTCCGGGACGAAGGGCCAATTCTACATGTTGCCGCAAACAAGCCAACCGCTTGGCGGGAGGGAACTTTCACCGCGTCCACCTCCCGCCCCCGTGCCTTTGCAGACCCCGACCTCGTTGCTCCTTCACCGACGCGCCTCCTCCGACTGCCACACCACACCATGGAGTGGCCACCCTCCTGCCATCCATCCCAAGCTTGCGCAAGCCGAATCGGCCTAGGCCCGCGTCCGCCTGCTGCGATTGTCGCACCTCGCCGTGGCCGATGGCCGTGGCCGGGGAACTCCACAACGCCTCGCCGTGGCTGCCGTGTCGTGGGGGCGCCGTGTGTGTCGTTGAAGCCGTTCAGCAAGAAGGAGTGGACGGCGCACCCGACGACGCGTCCACCGACTACTCGACCTCACGCATCTGGAGCAGGCCATGAGCAGCAGCTAGTCAAGGCGGCCGGCGTGGAAAGCCAAGAGCAGCAGCCAGTCAAGGTGGCCGACGCTGCAGGCCAGGGAGCCGCAGGTCCAGCCGATGGCGTGGGGTGGGCCACACGCCTCGGTGAGCTCCGGCTCCGCCAGGCAACACACAGCAGGCTCTATTGCCATGGCCGCTCGAGGACCCAATTGTAATCTAAATTTCATTTTGAGGGTGTTTTGTGCTACTTTGTAAGGACCCTATTGTAAATGTAACTACTGACACGTGGGCTCCACATCTGACGTGATTTTTTTACTGGATCTATTATGTGTGGACACATGCCATACCGTAAAAACGTGTTAAAACCGTTTTGCGATATCCTCTAAATCTATTTTGCGGTACGAGGTTGTTTTGCGATATCCTCTAAATCTATTTTGCGGTACGAGGTTATAAGGGATCTGCTAGAGATAATCTTAGAGCAGCCAACAGAGGTGAAAGATTCCCTACGACATTATCTTCTTGTGATCGCGTAGAATGCCAACTATGCATATGCACACGTCGCCATAATTTCCAAATCTACAACTCAAAACAAACCCTACTTATTTCAGATATGGCTAACAAATACCGAGCAAATTTCTAATTCAAGGAGATATCACACCGTGCCTACTTGCACATTGCAATGCAAGGTTTTGCTGTTTTGATAGCTGAGATATGCCAATGAGCAGTTGTTTGGTTCACAGTTACTTGATTTGATTGGTCTGTAAATACATGTCTATAAAATTGCATAGCGTAACAACATAACAAAACAATTTGCCAAAGCCAAAAAAACAGAGAGGAGACCCAAGAACAACGGGCATTCAGCACAACATCATAAACATACACTGCGACAGCAATTTAATTAGACCAAGAACAAAAATACCAAACTCAGAGAATAAATAACATTTTACTTGTCGATTGGATCTGGAGAAAGTAGTTGACACAATAGCAAAACATATGCTCCATTGCCAATAGGGTTATAGCCAGAAAATTAAAGATAATACagtcttcttgtgggaagttctggcACAACATTCTAAACATAACGACAATATCATCAGCTTAGAAGAGagatgttcccttgcccttcttgtctCCACCGATTTCGAAGTGCTTGCACCTCTGTAATAACGAAGAAATTATGGAGTCAGATAATTAAACATAACAGAATATAGCAAGGAAATGGGATGGCAGATAAGAGGGATGTGCGGACCTTGATAGCACGTTGTGAGTAATGCTTGCAGCTCTGGCACTGCAACTTCAGCACAATCTTCTTTGTTGTCTTGGCCTGAAACAAACAGAAGAATAAGCATCCAGATGCAAAGAAGCAACAGAAGAGGAACATCCAACATTTCCAAAGTAACTTGAGTTGCACATCAAAGATATATGCCCACAGAAATCAGTAACATACCTTCTTGTGGAAAACAGGCTTTGTCTGGCCACCATATCCAGACTGCTTGCGGTCATAACGACGCTTCCCCTGGGCAGAAAGACTGTCCTTACCCTTTTTGTATTGGGTAACCTTGTGGAGGGTGTGCTTCTTGCACTCCTTGTTCTTGCAGTAGGTCTTCTTGGTCTTCGGAACGTTCACCTACAAAATGGCCATACCATACTTAGCCCAACTGGAATAGACAACATAGCTTAACTCACAACACCATGTTTGCTACCTAAGATGTGTAGAAGCAAGGACCTCTCTGATTCAACGGGCATGGTTAAATTTCCCGGTGATCAAGGGGGTCCGAAAATACAGAGGGCAGAATTTGCAATTACACACATAATGAAAAGGaaactcaagccaaagatgctaTAGTGAACTAGAAAAGCACCTTGCTGGCGAAAAAAAAACAGAGTACATTATTACATACTACAAAACAGAACATGTTGAGCTAGCTCGCAATGGTGGTGCCAACGATAGTCCATAGAGAGCTAGCTGTAGGAGGAATACATCATGTCAATCGTTGCTGATTGCACGTCCACGTCCTCTGCCTCCAGCAACTAGAACTGCATCATCTTGTTCATTACTGAGAATAGGCCTCTTCTCACACCGTACCAGTTCTTTTTGCAGAATAGGTTTCAGTAACATATATTCCATCTCTtcccttcctaaatataagtctttttagatatttcaatagagactacatacagatgtagatttactcattttgcttcgGATTTagtccttattgaaatatctaaaaaggcttatatttaggaacggagggagtagaacacaATCTGATTAACTGCAGCTGAATGAGAGCATACTGTGCAACCAAACAGTGAGGCCATGATCTGACCTTGCAAGCATATAACTAGAATAAACGTGTATATTTGGGCGCGATCATGAGTCATGAAA
This portion of the Triticum dicoccoides isolate Atlit2015 ecotype Zavitan chromosome 7A, WEW_v2.0, whole genome shotgun sequence genome encodes:
- the LOC119330204 gene encoding 60S ribosomal protein L36a; amino-acid sequence: MVNVPKTKKTYCKNKECKKHTLHKVTQYKKGKDSLSAQGKRRYDRKQSGYGGQTKPVFHKKAKTTKKIVLKLQCQSCKHYSQRAIKRCKHFEIGGDKKGKGTSLF